In Zingiber officinale cultivar Zhangliang chromosome 8B, Zo_v1.1, whole genome shotgun sequence, a single genomic region encodes these proteins:
- the LOC122015543 gene encoding agamous-like MADS-box protein AGL29, which translates to MVKNGGTSKGRRKIEIKKIESEDARHVCFSKRKAGIFAKASDLSTLCGAEVAIVIYSPVGNPYSFGSPSVEPLVDRFLSGSFRHQPISGKSNTVVQLNQQYMELSRQSDIAKATKVNLEERHRELLQSPELDCANDIKQLGLDQLDQLKNRLEHLKMRLDDRIKDYLHVASTQRMASPMMTTTRTLGLFSPDGATGPSSSSSACPPPWPISFEMNHGEPISFQALLATTTGTNLARYVHKP; encoded by the coding sequence ATGGTCAAAAATGGAGGCACCAGTAAGGGTCGTCGGAAGATCGAGATCAAGAAGATAGAATCCGAGGATGCCCGTCACGTGTGCTTCTCCAAGCGCAAGGCCGGCATCTTTGCCAAGGCTAGCGACCTCTCCACTCTTTGCGGCGCCGAGGTGGCCATCGTCATCTATTCGCCCGTAGGTAATCCTTATTCTTTTGGCAGTCCCTCGGTGGAGCCACTCGTCGACCGGTTCCTCTCGGGGAGTTTCCGCCATCAGCCTATTTCCGGCAAGAGCAACACCGTGGTGCAGCTTAACCAGCAATACATGGAGCTGTCGAGACAGTCGGATATTGCCAAGGCGACCAAGGTGAATCTCGAGGAACGGCACAGGGAGCTGCTGCAGAGCCCTGAATTGGACTGCGCTAACGACATTAAGCAATTGGGGTTGGATCAACTGGATCAACTGAAGAACCGATTGGAACACCTCAAGATGAGACTCGACGACCGAATCAAGGATTACCTTCACGTCGCCTCCACCCAAAGGATGGCGTCGCCGATGATGACGACGACTAGGACGCTTGGGTTGTTCTCTCCGGATGGTGCTACGGGCCCTTCCTCCTCCTCGTCAGCGTGCCCGCCACCTTGGCCCATCAGTTTTGAGATGAACCATGGCGAACCCATTTCGTTTCAAGCTTTGTTGGCGACGACGACAGGCACTAACTTGGCTCGCTACGTGCACAAACCATAG